A single window of Modestobacter italicus DNA harbors:
- the nrfD gene encoding NrfD/PsrC family molybdoenzyme membrane anchor subunit, giving the protein MSEQPKTGNEPAGEAPLTPGAGWHRAGGEDLTRPRRKRRRGGGGGWGSGNREAAMVPDAEFSSYYGRQIIKSPTWKNPEVPVYFFLGGAAGTSSVIAALAEFTGRPKLARNAEYAAGVGALASVVLLIDDLGRPERFLHMLRVFKPTSPLSVGSYILSPFSALASAAAAVRLLDLKPVYGLGTKVLPFLPSIAGAFPVLRKGAAVGAAAFGGPMATYTAVLIANTAVPSWHAPHDELPFVFAGSAMAAGGGITMALTPVDEAGPSRKVALTGVAVELAAMHRVEHGHGIVSEPYHLGKAGKLLRAAKAATVSGAGITALLGRTRPGSVVGGVLLAAGSLLTRMGVFEAGMQSAKDPKYTVIPQRERLEARQAEAAARAGTDDPHEARSVVR; this is encoded by the coding sequence GTGAGCGAGCAGCCGAAGACCGGGAACGAGCCGGCCGGTGAGGCGCCGCTGACGCCGGGTGCCGGCTGGCACCGGGCCGGTGGGGAGGACCTCACCCGGCCGCGGCGCAAGCGCCGCCGCGGTGGTGGCGGGGGCTGGGGGAGCGGCAACCGCGAGGCGGCCATGGTCCCGGACGCGGAGTTCAGCTCGTACTACGGCCGGCAGATCATTAAGTCGCCGACCTGGAAGAACCCCGAGGTCCCGGTCTACTTCTTCCTGGGCGGGGCGGCGGGCACCTCGTCGGTGATCGCGGCGCTGGCCGAGTTCACCGGCCGCCCGAAGCTGGCCCGCAACGCCGAGTACGCGGCTGGGGTCGGCGCGCTCGCGTCGGTCGTGCTGCTGATCGACGACCTGGGCCGGCCGGAGCGGTTCCTGCACATGCTGCGGGTGTTCAAGCCGACCTCACCGCTGTCGGTGGGCTCCTACATCCTGTCGCCGTTCAGCGCGCTGGCCTCGGCGGCGGCCGCGGTGCGGTTGCTGGACCTCAAGCCGGTCTACGGCCTGGGCACGAAGGTGCTGCCGTTCCTGCCGTCGATCGCCGGTGCGTTCCCGGTGCTGCGCAAGGGTGCGGCGGTCGGTGCGGCCGCGTTCGGCGGGCCGATGGCGACCTACACCGCGGTGCTGATCGCCAACACCGCCGTCCCGTCGTGGCACGCGCCGCACGACGAGCTGCCGTTCGTGTTCGCCGGGTCGGCGATGGCCGCCGGCGGCGGCATCACGATGGCGCTGACCCCGGTCGACGAGGCCGGGCCGTCGCGCAAGGTGGCGCTGACCGGCGTGGCCGTGGAGCTCGCGGCGATGCACCGGGTCGAGCACGGGCACGGCATCGTCAGCGAGCCCTACCACCTCGGCAAGGCCGGGAAGCTGCTGCGCGCGGCCAAGGCGGCGACCGTGAGCGGCGCCGGCATCACCGCGCTGCTCGGCCGCACCCGGCCCGGCTCGGTGGTCGGCGGCGTGCTGCTGGCCGCCGGTTCGCTGCTGACCCGGATGGGCGTCTTCGAGGCCGGCATGCAGAGCGCCAAGGACCCGAAGTACACCGTCATCCCGCAGCGCGAACGGCTCGAGGCCCGTCAGGCCGAGGCCGCCGCCCGGGCCGGCACCGACGACCCGCACGAGGCCAGGTCCGTCGTCCGCTGA
- a CDS encoding Signal transduction protein containing a membrane domain an EAL and a GGDEF domain, translating to MPTTAAPTAAPALPAAVATDAVTLLPSRVALIERLAERAPSSADAPAALVLIGLLPRDTRWPVPGSHLGLVAAALSADVRADDWLARSGPTEFAVLLGSSAADAETATERLLQVVVGAGVPGLTACAGIAALSPDVSATEVHRRATLCLTTALSVGGGRVIRYRGARR from the coding sequence ATGCCGACCACCGCCGCCCCGACCGCCGCGCCCGCGCTGCCGGCCGCCGTGGCCACCGACGCCGTCACGCTGCTGCCCTCCCGGGTCGCGCTGATCGAGCGGCTCGCCGAGCGGGCGCCGTCCTCCGCGGACGCTCCTGCCGCGTTGGTGCTCATCGGTCTGCTGCCCCGCGACACCCGCTGGCCGGTGCCCGGCAGCCACCTCGGCCTGGTGGCCGCCGCGCTGTCGGCGGACGTGCGCGCCGACGACTGGCTCGCCCGCTCCGGGCCCACCGAGTTCGCGGTGCTGCTCGGCAGCTCGGCCGCGGACGCCGAGACGGCGACCGAGCGGCTGCTGCAGGTGGTCGTCGGCGCCGGGGTGCCCGGGCTGACCGCGTGCGCCGGCATCGCGGCCCTCTCCCCCGACGTCTCGGCCACCGAAGTGCACCGCCGCGCCACCCTCTGCCTGACCACCGCGCTCAGCGTCGGCGGCGGTCGGGTCATCCGGTACCGCGGCGCCCGCCGCTGA
- a CDS encoding glycosyltransferase family 2 protein: protein MAATSRPGPAAVEATWCGELELSGSPELRGVSPFADEAHARVLVRLHGEPLGYVTVPAGAAGVDAAAVAADARTRFAAAVTAHLAQEQQEDDGGPLPAAGEGCPNRVDSDVLVSVVVCTRDRADQLAGCLDRLRLLTYPRLEVVVVDNAPPDDATQRVVEAAQQQDPRFRYVREPRPGLSAARNKGLAEARGTVLAYTDDDVAVDPDWVQGVLRGFARRPDVGCVTGLVCTASISSPAEEYFDARTSLWSTRVEPQLFDLQGSGPDDPLYPYAPGLFGTGANIAFDRQLLLDLGGFDEALGAGTRTRGGEDLDIFVRVLRAGRALVYEPAAIVWHHHRADQDALLSQLYGYGTGLSAYLTKCLLQRETRAEILRRVVPGLRRRRAISDETSERLGSTAAAPPGAARRELQGLLVGPALYLRARRSATKPTGESAAVAPAPSL from the coding sequence ATGGCGGCCACGTCCCGGCCCGGTCCGGCAGCCGTCGAGGCGACCTGGTGCGGTGAGCTCGAGCTGTCCGGCAGCCCGGAGCTGCGCGGGGTCAGCCCGTTCGCCGATGAGGCGCACGCCCGGGTGCTCGTCCGGCTGCACGGTGAGCCGCTCGGTTACGTCACAGTGCCTGCGGGCGCGGCCGGCGTGGACGCCGCGGCGGTCGCCGCCGACGCCCGCACCCGCTTCGCCGCTGCCGTCACCGCCCACCTCGCGCAGGAGCAGCAGGAGGACGACGGCGGTCCGCTGCCCGCGGCCGGAGAGGGCTGCCCGAACCGGGTGGACTCCGACGTCCTGGTGTCGGTGGTGGTCTGCACCCGCGACCGGGCCGACCAGCTCGCAGGCTGCCTCGACCGGCTCCGCCTGCTGACGTACCCCCGGCTCGAGGTGGTGGTCGTCGACAACGCGCCGCCGGACGACGCCACCCAGCGGGTCGTCGAGGCCGCGCAGCAGCAGGACCCCCGGTTCCGCTACGTGCGCGAGCCGCGGCCGGGGCTGTCCGCGGCCCGCAACAAGGGGCTCGCCGAGGCGCGCGGCACCGTGCTGGCCTACACCGACGACGACGTGGCAGTGGACCCGGACTGGGTGCAGGGCGTGCTCCGGGGCTTCGCGCGCCGGCCCGACGTCGGCTGCGTCACCGGCCTGGTCTGCACCGCGTCCATCTCCAGCCCGGCGGAGGAGTACTTCGACGCCCGCACGTCGCTGTGGTCGACCCGGGTCGAGCCGCAGCTGTTCGACCTGCAGGGCAGCGGACCGGACGACCCGCTCTACCCCTACGCCCCCGGCCTGTTCGGCACCGGGGCGAACATCGCCTTCGACCGGCAGCTGCTGCTCGACCTCGGCGGCTTCGACGAGGCGCTCGGGGCCGGGACCCGCACCCGTGGCGGGGAGGACCTGGACATCTTCGTCCGGGTGCTCCGGGCCGGCCGGGCGCTGGTCTACGAGCCGGCGGCCATCGTCTGGCACCACCACCGCGCCGACCAGGACGCGCTGCTGAGCCAGCTCTACGGCTACGGCACCGGGCTGTCGGCCTACCTCACCAAGTGCCTCCTGCAGCGCGAGACCCGCGCGGAGATCCTGCGCCGCGTGGTGCCCGGGCTGCGCCGTCGCCGGGCCATCTCCGACGAGACGTCCGAGCGGCTGGGCAGCACGGCCGCAGCGCCTCCGGGAGCTGCCCGGCGGGAGCTGCAGGGGCTCCTGGTCGGCCCCGCGCTCTACCTGCGCGCACGACGGAGTGCGACCAAGCCGACCGGCGAGTCGGCTGCCGTCGCCCCTGCCCCGTCACTCTGA